The nucleotide window GCTGGTAGAGCAATCGGTATAACTGGTCGAGGAGATCGGAATCGACCACCGCATAGTTCGTGTTCCGGAAGTTGCGAACGATCGCGTCCCGCCGCTCGGCGGGCTGCGCATAGATGAAGTCGGTGTAATCAGGATTGAAAATCTCGTTGACGAACGGGCTACTGTCGGACGGCTTCAAGGCATAACCGCGGAAGATCAGATCAATGTTTGCATCCGGAAACCGGCTGCGAAGGTCGACCGTCACCTCGGTCGCGCTCTGCCCTCCCCCGACCACGGCCACGCGCGCAGCCCTTCCACCGAGGCCGATGTCCTCGACCGTGTCGAGATAGCGGCTGGAATGCAGCAATCTGGGATCATCGGCGACCTTCGCAAACACTTGCGGGATATACGGTCGCCCTCCCACCGCGACCACCAGGTTCCTTGCAAGCCGCACCGTTTCCCCGCCGGCGAGCGTCCGTGAATGAACGCGCAAGGAGGTCACCGATTGCCCGGCAGTCACCGGTTCGATCGCGACGATAGTTTCGCCGTAGGCCGCCTGAGACCTGAACTGGGCTGCTACCCAACGCAGATAGTCGTTGAATTCGATCCGGCTCGGATAGAACGTTCGGCAGTTGATGAAATCCTGCAAACGGCCGCGCTTGTGTAGATAGTTCACGAAGGTGAACGGACTGGTCGGATCACGCAACGAAACCAGATCCTTGAGAAACGAGATCTGCATGTCGCTGCCCGGAAGCAGCATGCCGCCGTGCCAGGTGAATTGCGGCTGCTTCTCCACGAACAGAGCGGCGCATTTCAGACGTGATCTTATGGCGCATTCATTCAATGCGATCGCGAGCGCAAGATTGGAAGGCCCGAATCCGACGCCGATGACGTCGTGTTCGATCGCAAGCGGGTGAGACATAAGCTGCGCTCCGTTCGGACGTCAGGATGCGGTCGCCGGACCGGCAGCGGGCAGCCACAGCCGGTCGCCAAAAAAGCGTTCGCGCAGCAGCATCACGAGGGTGGCGCGCTTGTGCGGAAAATCGAAGTTCTTGATCTTCGCAAAACCCGAGACGTCCAGATTGCGGAGTTGTTGCGAATGCGCCGCCGCCGGCTCGCCGACGATGCGCTGCGTCCGGCAATCGTCCAGGAACACGTAGTGCATCAGCGAAGGCAGCCAGGCGCTGATATGGCGGCGCCCGCGATAGGCATCTTCACCGACGACGACATGCCATCCGCGATCGTAATCGTCGGCATCGTAGAACGGCGCGATGCGATTCTCCTTGGCCCAGTAGAGCTCGAAATAGCCAAACGGCTCGTCGTCGAAGCAGCCGATGAGCGGCAGCATATGCGGGTCCGCCAGAATGCCGGAGAGATAGCGCCGATGCTTTTCGAGATCGCCGGCTTCGTTCCAGAACGCGTCGACGCGGGGATCGTTCATCCACCGGTGCAGCAGGTGCAGGTCATCGTCCAAACTGGCGACGCGAAAGGAGATCACTTCGGCGAGCCAGGGTATGAAGCGGGCGTACACCTTTCCCACGGGCTTGGGCGGGCGTCGCGGATGGCGCTTGCCGTCCGTCATGACGTGGAGTTGCGGCAATGGCGACCGCTCGGCATTCACCAGCCAACTATTGCGCCGCTGCATGATCAGTTCCGGAAGCAGCACGAGGTCCGTCCCCGCCATCAGGGCGAGACCCTGATTCATCAGCTCGCTCGCAAGCTCCGCGCTAGGTGAATTCAGGACAAGCCGATCAAGGTTCGGCCGCCATCCAAACATCGCTTCAGCCGCCGCCGAAACCGCCGCTATCGCCAGCTTCGGATCGTCGGGAACGGTCAATATTTTCAGATGATCCAGCCGTTCATCGAGACGCAGGCGCATTACCGTCGTGATGCCCACGGCAATCCGGAGGTCCCCGCCGCCGTCTTGAACGGCGGTCATGGAAAAGTCCGGCCCAATCGGGAATGCGCGAGGCCCTGTCGCCGAGCTCGAAGCTTTGTTCATCCGGCCCTCGCATCGCAACTGTTGTTGCTTGAAACAGCACGCGATCTTCACGCGCCTCGCGGATGTAAATCACTCGCGTACAGGATGACAAGAAATGCCGGCACACGCAGTTTAGATTTCTTACAAATCCGGCAAAACCGCGTCGCCAAGGCGATCACACGCTTTCGGCGATGTGCATCTCGAAATGAACTTCGACTCAAATTCTTCCGAAGACTAAAATTGCTCTAAAGAGAGACGTCGGTTGGAACCGATGACGATTTGATGACGTCATGGGTCTTCGCTTCGCCTGTGACGATCTTGCCGTGCCGAAGTCGCACGAGATGATCCGCCACGCCGAAATAGCGGTCATCGTGTGAGATCACGATGATCGTCTTGCCCATGCGCTTCAGATCGGGCAGCAGTTCCGTGTAGAAGATGTACCGGAAGGCGGGGTCCTGATCCGCGGCCCACTCGTCGAACACGAGCACCGGCCTCTCCTCGAGCCACGCATTCATCAGCGCCAGCCGCTTGCGTTGACCGGTGGACAGGTCCGTCGTCGTAAACACGCCGTTCTCGACCGAGACCTTGTGCGCGACCTCCAACCGCTGCAGATAGCGCTCGGCGGCATCCGGCACAATTCCCGCTCCCTGCAGAAGATCTTCGAACAGGTAATAGTCGGAAAAGATCGTCGTGAAGAGCTGCCGGTAATCGTCCCGCGTCTCCGTCACGACGGGCAGACCGTCGCGAAGCAGCGTACCGCTCTGGGGTGCGTAGAGGCCCAGCAGCAATTTGATCAGCGTGGTTTTTCCGCTGCCGTTTTCACCGACAATGAAGACGATGTCCCCCTGCCGGACGTGCAGGTCAATCGGCCCAAGAACGAACGGATTGCTGCCGGGCACTGCGCGGAAGCCGTACGACACGCCACGGAGTTCGATCGATTCGATCCTGCCTGATCTATCCGGCGCGGTCGAGCGAGCGGCCAGCAAGCCCTGCTCGGGAGTCGCGAACTGCTCCGAAAGCTCGGCGATGCGCTGCATCGCCACCTGCGCGCGGCCCAATGCCGGCAGGATGCCGATCACCTGATCGATAGGCCCCCGCATATAGAGCAGCACCAGGACGAAGCCGCTGGAGACCGCGGCCGGGCTGTCGGGCCAGAGGAACGGACGCAGGGTCAGCGCCACGCCGATCACGACGAAAAACAACATCGTGCCGAGCGCCCGCGCCGTCACAAACAGATTGATCGATTTGATCTGCACCGCGCTGATCCGGTCGACGGTACGCTGAAGCTGGTCGACATAGACGCGCTGACGGCGGGTGCGGTTCAGGCGCAGCTCTTTCGCGCCCTCGGCGATCGCGCGGTAGTGCTTCTGCAACTGGTCTTCGGAATCGCGGGCGACGTTGAAGCCTTGAACGCCTCGCGTTCGCGCATATGCATGGGCAAGCGAACCGAGGACGATGACCAATCCCGTAATCAAAAAAAGCGGCCACGACAGCACCGCCAGATAGACCATGCAGCCGAGCGTGATGACGACGGACACGAAGAAGGAGGAGAAGAAGAACGCGAAATCGCTGATGGTATCGACATCATGGGTGAGGACCGGAATCAGCCGATGCGTCCGGTAGATTTCGAGCTGGTCGATCGGGGCCGCCAGGATCTTGGCAGCGAGCGACTTGCGCAGCTCGGCGATGATGCGCTGTCCAACATAATTGGCGCTGATATCGGCACCGATTGAGCCGATGAGGATCAGGAGACACAGGCCGGCAAACGCGAACAGCAACGTTGCGACGTCATCTTGCGACGCGTAGAGCCCGCGGTTGACGACCGCGAGCAACCCGGCAACGCTGGCGCCACCGACGACGCCGAGAACGGTGCCGCCCAGCACGATCGGCCAGTAGGGCCGCAGGAGGTGAAGGATCTGCGCCGTCAGGCCGCTTCTTGGATTCATCATGAGTGCCGCGCGCTGGAGTAGAGCTGAAGCGAACCTACACGGCTCGTCGTAATACGAACAGCCTTGCGGGAGTGATGCGAATACATGATGGCAGCATCGCTCTTCCAGAGCTTATTTTTCGGCCTCTTTCGATTGATTCTAATTTGTGATCGGCAACGCGTTTAATAAAATGCGAGTAGTAGAGCCTTTGCGTCGCAGCCGGCGAGCGAGTAGGACATGGATCCACTAGGGCATGGATCTAGTGTCGGGCTGCGATATCCGGAAAATCGAAGCGTGCGCAGGCCAGCATCGGGCAGGCCCGACTGGAGAAATGACTTTGGATTCGCTTGTTTCCGAAACCCGCATCCCGATTGCTGATGCCGCCGGCCTTGCTGCCCGAATGATCGATCATCTTGCCGAGCATGATATCGCCTTCGAGGACCAGGGTGGCCTCATGGTGGCGAAGCTGCCGTTTGGAACCAGTTCGCTCGCCGTCGAGGCCGAGGCACTCAAGATCCGCGTCGAGGCCAACGACAAGGGCAACCTCGAAATGCTGCGATCGGTCGTAGCATCCCACGTCATCGAGTTTGCTGGCGACGAGCCGTTGACCATCGTCTGGTCCGGCCATGAATCCAGCGGCGGCACGCTGGCCAATTTCCGTGAGGTGCGGCTGAAGGCAGCGATCGACCTGACGCCCCGCATGCGCCGGCTGACGTTCACCGGCGACGACATCGCCCGCTTCGTGAACGACGATGACCTGCACGTCCGTCTGTATTTTCCGCCGGAGGGCCTCGCCAAGCCTGAATGGCCG belongs to Bradyrhizobium icense and includes:
- a CDS encoding lysine N(6)-hydroxylase/L-ornithine N(5)-oxygenase family protein: MSHPLAIEHDVIGVGFGPSNLALAIALNECAIRSRLKCAALFVEKQPQFTWHGGMLLPGSDMQISFLKDLVSLRDPTSPFTFVNYLHKRGRLQDFINCRTFYPSRIEFNDYLRWVAAQFRSQAAYGETIVAIEPVTAGQSVTSLRVHSRTLAGGETVRLARNLVVAVGGRPYIPQVFAKVADDPRLLHSSRYLDTVEDIGLGGRAARVAVVGGGQSATEVTVDLRSRFPDANIDLIFRGYALKPSDSSPFVNEIFNPDYTDFIYAQPAERRDAIVRNFRNTNYAVVDSDLLDQLYRLLYQQRVSGTTGIALHPRSEITSIDAAPGGIEIGTVDKFGSERRRSTYDAVILATGYDRETPHAFLEPIQRYIRDTVLDRYYKLVTAPAFRPQIHLQGYSEASHGLSDTLLSVLATRSQEIAESLLSTISRRELIA
- a CDS encoding GNAT family N-acetyltransferase; protein product: MTAVQDGGGDLRIAVGITTVMRLRLDERLDHLKILTVPDDPKLAIAAVSAAAEAMFGWRPNLDRLVLNSPSAELASELMNQGLALMAGTDLVLLPELIMQRRNSWLVNAERSPLPQLHVMTDGKRHPRRPPKPVGKVYARFIPWLAEVISFRVASLDDDLHLLHRWMNDPRVDAFWNEAGDLEKHRRYLSGILADPHMLPLIGCFDDEPFGYFELYWAKENRIAPFYDADDYDRGWHVVVGEDAYRGRRHISAWLPSLMHYVFLDDCRTQRIVGEPAAAHSQQLRNLDVSGFAKIKNFDFPHKRATLVMLLRERFFGDRLWLPAAGPATAS
- a CDS encoding cyclic peptide export ABC transporter, whose protein sequence is MMNPRSGLTAQILHLLRPYWPIVLGGTVLGVVGGASVAGLLAVVNRGLYASQDDVATLLFAFAGLCLLILIGSIGADISANYVGQRIIAELRKSLAAKILAAPIDQLEIYRTHRLIPVLTHDVDTISDFAFFFSSFFVSVVITLGCMVYLAVLSWPLFLITGLVIVLGSLAHAYARTRGVQGFNVARDSEDQLQKHYRAIAEGAKELRLNRTRRQRVYVDQLQRTVDRISAVQIKSINLFVTARALGTMLFFVVIGVALTLRPFLWPDSPAAVSSGFVLVLLYMRGPIDQVIGILPALGRAQVAMQRIAELSEQFATPEQGLLAARSTAPDRSGRIESIELRGVSYGFRAVPGSNPFVLGPIDLHVRQGDIVFIVGENGSGKTTLIKLLLGLYAPQSGTLLRDGLPVVTETRDDYRQLFTTIFSDYYLFEDLLQGAGIVPDAAERYLQRLEVAHKVSVENGVFTTTDLSTGQRKRLALMNAWLEERPVLVFDEWAADQDPAFRYIFYTELLPDLKRMGKTIIVISHDDRYFGVADHLVRLRHGKIVTGEAKTHDVIKSSSVPTDVSL